DNA sequence from the Cohnella herbarum genome:
ATCGAGTCGATAACGAGGAAATCCGGCTCCACTTCGGTAATCGCTTCCTCGATCACTTCCAGGTTCGTCTCGCATAACACGTACAGCCTATCGTTCAACGCTCCAAGACGATCCGCCCTGAGCTTGGTTTGACGTACCGATTCCTCGCCGGATACGTACAATACCTTCAAACCTTGCGTAGATAAGGAATAGGACGCCTGCAGCAGCAAGGTCGATTTCCCGATCCCGGGATCTCCTCCGACGAGCAGCAATGAGCCGGGGACCAGTCCGCCGCCGAGAACCCGGTTCAGTTCGGACAAACCTGTAGAAATACGGGGCTCTCGCCCACTCTCTATGTCTATGATGGCACGTGCTTTTTCTTTCGTACGGAGTAGTTCGCTTCTTCCGACCGGCGCCTTAATCTCCGTCTCGGTTTCCTCGACCATCGTGTTCCACTCTTGACAGCCCGGACACTTCCCCATCCATTTCGGGGATTCCGTCCCGCACTGAGTACAGGCAAATTTCGTTTTCACTTTGGCCATTGCAGATTAAAGCTCCTTTGAACAACGTCCTATTCATGAATTTTACCATGATTCGGCTGGATAGAGAAACCAAGCAAACAAAAACACCAGGACAAACGAGCAAATTAAAGAAGAGGCTGCCTCCGTTAAGAGACAGCCTCTTCTCTATAAATTAAGCTTTCGTCAACTCGATGCCGTCTTTCTGCTTGACGACCAAGCCGCCGTCCTCCTCGTCGATGAGGAGCGCGTTGCCTTTCGTAATCTTGCCGAGCAACAGATCCTCGGACAAGCGGTCTTCGATATGCTTCTGAATCGCGCGACGGAGCGGACGCGCTCCGTATTGAGGATCGTAGCCTTCCTTCGCGAGGAACGCCTTAGCCGAATCCGTCAGCTCGAAGCTGACGTTGTGCTCGACTAGACGTTTGCGAAGATCGTCGGCCATTAGCGTTACGATCTCTGCGATATGCTCTTCGTTCAGCGGGTGGAACACGATCGACTCGTCGATCCGGTTCAAGAACTCCGGACGGAACGACTTCTTCAGTTCTCCCAGCACTTTTTCCTTCATATTCTGATAATCGCGACCCGCGTCTTGCGCGGCCGTGAAGCCCAACGTGGAGTTTTTCTTGATTTGCTCGGCTCCGACGTTCGAAGTCATAATGATCAGCGTATTCCGGAAATCTACGGAACGGCCTTTGGAGTCGGTCAATCGACCGTCCTCAAGCACTTGCAGCAAGACGTTAAACACTTCCGGATGAGCTTTCTCGATCTCGTCGAGCAATACGACGGAATACGGTTTGCGACGAACTTTCTCCGTCAATTGGCCGCCTTCCTCGTAGCCGACGTATCCCGGAGGCGCTCCGACCAAACGAGAAGTCGAATGCTTCTCCATATATTCCGACATGTCGATGCGGATAACGGCATTCTCGTCTCCGAACATCGCTTCCGCTATCGCGCGGGCCAGTTCCGTCTTCCCTACGCCCGTCGGTCCAAGGAAGATGAACGAGCCCATCGGGCGCTTCGGATCCTTCAAGCCGGCACGAGCGCGGCGAATGGCGCGGGACACGGACTTCACGGCTTCGTCTTGACCGATGACGCGGTCGTGCAGGATGCTCTCCATCTTCAGCAGACGCTCGGTTTCTTCCTCGGCCAGCTTGCTAACCGGAATTCCGGTCCAGCTTGCGACGACTTGAGCGATATCTTCCGGCGTAACTTCGGAATCGGTGCGGCCTTGCTTTTCTTTCCACAAGTTTTTCGTATGGTCGAGCTCTTCGCGGATTTTCTGCTCCGTATCGCGAAGGGCGGCCGCTTTCTCGAATTCTTGGCTCTGAACGGCTGCGTCCTTCTCCTTACGAATATCCTCGAGCCTTGTTTCCAATTGCTTCAGGTTCGGCGGTACCGTATACGAATTCAGCCTTACTTTGGAACCCGCTTCGTCGATCAGATCGATCGCTTTATCCGGCAGGAACCGATCCGGGATATAACGATCGGACAGCTTAACCGCCGCTTCGATCGCTTCGTCCGTAATTTTCACCCGGTGATGCGCCTCATAACGATCGCGCAAGCCGCGCAAGATTTGGATCGCTTCTTCCGGCGTCGGTTGATCTACCGTAATCGGTTGGAACCGGCGTTCCAGCGCCGCATCCTTCTCGATATATTTGCGGTATTCATCCAGCGTAGTTGCCCCGATGCATTGCAATTCTCCGCGAGCAAGCGCCGGCTTGAGAATGTTCGAGGCATCGATCGCGCCTTCCGCGCCGCCCGCTCCGATCAACGTGTGAAGCTCGTCGATGAACAAGATGACGTTACCGGCCTGACGAATTTCGTCCATGATTTTTTTCAGGCGGTCTTCGAATTCTCCGCGGTATTTCGTTCCGGCAACGACGGAGCCCATGTCGAGCGTCATTACGCGCTTGTCGCGCAACGTCTCGGGAATCTCGTTGTTGACGATTTTCTGGGCGAGGCCTTCGGCGATTGCCGTTTTACCTACGCCCGGCTCCCCGATCAATACCGGGTTGTTCTTCGTCCGGCGGGACAGCACTTGAATGACGCGCTCGATTTCCTTCTGACGGCCGATCACGGGATCGATATTGCCTTCCCGAGCGCTGGCAGTTAAATCTCTAGCCAGGCCATCCAACGTCGGCGTGCTCACGTTGGCGGATGGACCATGGTTTTGCGACACGCTCTCGTTGCTGCCCAGCAATTGAAGCACTTGCTGGCGGGCTTTGTTCAAGCTGATGCCCAGATTGTTGAGGACCCGAGCCGCAACGCCCTCTCCTTCACGGATAAGGCCGAGCAGAATATGCTCCGTGCCTACGTAAGTGTGGCCGAGCTTGCGCGCTTCGTCCATGGAGAGCTCGATCACTTTCTTGGCCCGAGGCGTGTAAGCGATATTCGTAGGCTGCTCTTGTCCGCGGCCGATCAGCGACTCGACTTCGTCCTGGATTTTCTCCAAGCCAAGACCTAAAGCGATAAGCGCTTTAGCCGCGATGCTTTCCCCTTCCCGGATCAAACCGAGCAGAATATGTTCCGTACCGATATTATTGTGTCCCAAACGCACTGCTTCTTCTTGAGCTAAAGCCAACACCTTCTGCGCACGTTCCGTAAATCGTCCAAACATCATGAGACACACCTCCTATAATGTTAAGAATAAAACATTTATGAAATAGTTGCCAGTCGGGAACGGATTAATTCCGCTCTCGACCTATCCCTGTCTTCCGGGCTCATGGCCTCTCCGAACGTCATTTGCAGGAATCCGGGTTGCGTCGATACGAGCAATTCGTTCAAGACCAACTCGTTCACTTCCGGCAATAACCCGAGATGGACGCCGAGCCGGATATCGGACAAACGCTGCGAAGCTTCCTTCGAATCCATGATGATCGCTTGGGACAAAATCCCGAACGACCTGCGCACCCGATCTTCTACCCTTAACCGGGATTCGGTTAATAGCTTACTCCGCGCCGACTTCTCGTGTTCGATCATTTGGCGCGCGACCTGAAATAAATTTTCGATGATCTCTTGCTCGGATTGTCCTAACGTTATTTGGTTCGACACTTGAAACAGATTTCCTGTCGCCTCGCTGCCTTCCCCGTATAACCCTCTAACGGCAAGCCCTACCTGAGTGACGGCCGACAATATCCGGTTAATCTGACCCGTCATCACGAGCGCCGGCAAGTGCATCATGACCGAGACCCGGATGCCGGTTCCGACGTTCGTCGGACAACTCGTTAAGTAGCCGTGTTTCTCGTCGAAGGCGTAATCGACTTGCTCTTCGAAGATATCGTCGATTTTGCTGGCCGCGTCCCAAGCTTCATGAACCTGAAACCCGGAGCTTAAACATTGAATGCGCAAATGATCCTCTTCATTGATCATGACGCTGATGTCCTCGTTCGGACTTAGAATAAGCGCGCCGTTGCGCGAATCGTTAGCCAAATTCGGACTGATGAGATGTTTCTCGACGAGCACGAGCTTCTCCAGTTCCGTTAAATCGGTCAACCGGATTTGCTCGATCTTGCCTAGCCCGTTCAGCCTGCCGCTCTCCGCTACTCCCAGCAACTGCTCCATGACCGAGAGAGAACGGGAAGGGTCCGCCATCAGAGGGAAGGGCATATTGCGAATATTGCGCGCGATGCGTACCCGACTGCTGATGACGACTTCGGAATCCGGGCCGACGCCGTTCATCCATTGGCTTAAAGCTTGTTTAACGTACTTTCGTTTAGCCAATCGCATTCACCCCCTTCAACCGCTCATTTCATTCTCAAGCTCGCGGATCCGATCGCGCAGTTGCGCGGCTGTCTCGAAATCCTCCCGCTCGATCCGGCCTTGCATTTCCTTCTTCAAACGATCGATTTCCCGTTTCGTCTTCAATCTGCCCCCGGCCCGCTTCGGCACCTTACCCACATGTACCGTATTTCCATGTACCCGTTTAAGCAAAGGATCCAAACGTTCCGAAAATTGTTTATAACAATGGCTGCAGCCAAAGCGTCCGATCTTGCTGAATTGGGCGTAAGTCATACCGCACGTTTCGCATTTCGCCGCCGGCTGTTTGGCCATCGGATTGGGAGTTTCAAAATCCAGCAGTCCCGAGAGCAGGTTGTGAATGGAAAATCCGCTGGAGGTTCCGGGGATCAGTTCGCCCTTCTCCCGCGCGCAAGATTCGCAAATGTGCAACTCCGCTTTCTCACCGTTCACGATTTTCGTGAAGTGAAGTGTCGCCGGACGTTTGCCGCATTCCTGGCACTGCATCGTCCAATCCTCCTTTTCTCATTTCGCAAGCAGGGCGATAAGAATCGCCTTCATGAGCTTCGCCCGGATCTCGTCCCGCAACGGCAGCTTTAACTGCAACACGTCCCGGGATACGGCGGTCTTGAGGAGACGCGCTTCCCGAGCGGTAATAAATCGGGCTTCCTCCAACTGGTAGATGAGCCCCTCGGCGGCGGTTTGGTCGATCTGTTCCCCCACCGTTTGCTGAATGTGCCGCTGTACGGCTTCCAGCGAGGGCAAACTCACGCGCTGGATGCGAATGTATCCGCCTCCGCCGCGTTTGCTTTCCACGTAATAGCCCTTCTCCAACGTAAACCTTGTGCTAATCACGTAATTGATTTGCGACGGGACGCAAGAGAACTTATCGGCCAAGTCGCTTCTTTGGATTTCAACCGAGCCTTCCATGCTGCTTTGTAAAATTTGTTTCAAGTACTGCTCGATAAGATCCGTAATGTTAGGCAACGTCCAACCTCCTTTCATCGATACATCCCGACGATAGCCGATTTTCGCGCTTTTGCCGGTTCGTCAAACAGGGGTGGATCTGACTTTGACTTTCTTTGACTATAGTTTTATTATACGCCGCTTTTCGTAAAATGCAAACGGGTACGAATCCCGCTTTCCGACTCGCTTATTTCTAGTATGGAGGTGGCGCGAAAGCTTTATTCAATAAGAGGGACCCTCGAATTCGAAAGTTCGACGATGCTCGTTGCACGTTGAATCGCCCTTCGCGATCGAAGGGCGATTCAACGTTCACGATATGTTTAACGTTGACGATAACCTGCCGCGTATAGCTTTTCCGGCAGCTTCCGGGGAGAACCGGTCCCTAATGGTCGCTTGACCGTTCAACGCGATTCGTTTTCTCCATTCGGCATCGTACACGGCACTTCTCATTAAGTACATCGCATGCTCGACGTCCGGCTCCGCCCATAACTGGTGCGCCTTATACGGCCCCAGATTTTGCCCGATCCGGGTGAGGCGATATCGTACGGCCCCGGAATTCTCCGTCGTCATGAAGTCCGTATTGCCCGACCAGTGCGTTCCAATAACCGGTTTGCCCAGATACATCGCTTCGGCCAAAGGTAATCCGAAACCTTCGGACCGATGCAGCGAAATATAACAGTCCGCGCAATTCAGTAACGCATTGGCTTCCATACGGCTTAGAACCCGATCGATTATCCATACGTTCGGCAGTCCTTCGGAGTCGCGCTTAAGATTGTCGATCTCCGATTGCTGCGGGTTATTCATCTTAATGACTAATCCGGCCGGCAAGCCGAATCGCGTGACCGAGTCGCGGTAGGCTTTAAGCACCGAATAAGGATTTTTGCGGGGACCATAGCTGAACGTGTCGTACATGCACAGGAACAAAAACTTGCGTTCCGGCAGTCCGAACGACTTCCTGTCTATGTTATCCGGCACATCCACTTGAACGCCATGCGGAATTCGGATGACCGGAATCGGCGATTTCCCCGCAATGCTGCTCTCGACGAAGGACGTAGGCACCCATATTTCGTCCAGATGACGGAAACCTTCCGCATATTCGTCAGGAAAATCGGGAAGCTCCCAATGCCAATAACCGATATTAAGTCGGTTGGCAAACCAACGCGATCCTAATGTCTCGTAAGCTAGAGGCATCTGGTCGGCGTTAATGTGGAATAGGTTTATAGGGTAAATAGGCGAATGAATCTCTTTGGATTTCCAAGTCGAATCCTCTTTCCTCGAGTTATTCCCGCCAGAATAATTCAAGATGCCGAACGGGATATTCGAGCATTGCAGAGTTCTAGCCGCCAATCTGCAAGATTCGCCTATACCCATCTCGGACCTTGCGTAGCCGATCAAGTTAATGCCTTTCATGCCCATCATCCTTTAATCCCATCTTGTTACCGGAAGATCATGGAGCTCCATACCGGATTCCAGACGAGGGGATCCACTCCGTATTCCAAAGGTACATGCTCCCTAGCCCAATTCATCAGATTGTTTCTGTCGGCCCCGTAAAAATCGGGAAAAACCCGTTGTAAGTCGATTCGCGCGTAATAAATCTCCTTCAATATTTGCGGTACGGGCGAAACGAGACTCGTGGGGGAAAACAGCCATTGATAGAACCCGTTCGGCGTAAGCGTCAGGAAAGGGTTTCCGAATGCTTGTTTCGATTCGAGCTTCCTATAGATCGTTCTAGCGATGGGGGGAACGGAAATTCCGTTATCGAAATAATGATAAGCGTACCGCCAACCCGCCGTCGCCGGATAACCGTTCGCCGTCAATTGCGCGACGTACTCTCCGAACAGCTTCTTCAAATCAGGGAATTGTCCCCACTGAAACCGGGTTTGATGCTTGGAAATTCTGCTTAGATCGGAGACTAATCCGCTAAAATGATAGAAGGTCAGCGGTTTTCCGTGAATCTCGTAAAGGCCGTTCCGATTGACGACCGGACGCTCGTGCAAGTTCCAATACGATACGTTAAAGGTAGGGTTTTTAAGGATATGAACGCCGTCAAAGCGGGCAGGCACAAGATCCATCCATCTCTGATCCACGTGGTACCCGCCGGCCGGATCCATAATGCATTCGTTACGCAGTTTGGTTTTCCACCAATCCAACATCCGTAACGTTTCTTCCGTACGGCTTAAGGCAAGAAATCCAAGATTGTATACCCCCGCCTGAAGAATGTCGATCTCATTGGGTTTATGACCGTCTTTCGGTATGTCAGACAAGGTATGGGGCGTGAGCACGATAGAATGCTGCGGAAGCGCGCGGAAAAAACCATCCATTCGCTGGGTGATCAGGATATCCGGATCAAAATAGGCGACCGTTTCCACTCCTCGAGCTCTTAGCAAATAATCAAGGAAGTAAGGTTTAACCGCGGTGTTAAACTCCGTTACGTCATATTGGAAGCTCATTTCCAGCGATTCGGGCAATCCGATATCCTTAAGATGAATCCATTCGAATATTTCTTCATGAGCGTTCACCAGCCCTTCGCTCTCATCCGCCAAGAGTACGTAAGCTTTACCCGTAGGATGATGCTGCAAAAAAGACTTTACGAGCGTTCGGGCGAAAGCGAGATAGTTTTTGGCAATGATCGTGCACATCGTAAACATCTCAAATTCCCCCTAAGTCTGCGAACGCCAATAATGAAGAAGGTCCTCCATCGTCCGTTCGAACGGAATTTCAGGTTTCCACCCTGTCGCTTCGCGAAACTTACCGTAATCCCCCAACAGAATCTCTACATCCGATGGACGCAAGCGGGCAGGGTCCGTTTTGACTTCGATTTTCACGTTGCTGAAGGACAGAAGGGTGTTCAGCATCTCGGCGATCGTATAACAGGTTCCGGATGCGATATTGTAGGCTTCTCCCGGAGTCCCCTTTTCCAGCGCCAACCAATACCCTCTGACGACGTCTCGAACATCCGTGAAATCCCGCTTCGCCTCTAGATTACCAACGTAGATCACGGGTGGTTTCTTGCCCTTCTCGATGTCCACGATCTGCTTGGCGAAGTTGGACGTTACGAAGTTTTCCCCGCGTCTTGGACCGGTGTGGTTAAAAGTAATCGTACGGACGACATGCAGTCCGTAGCTCTTGTAATATTGATAGCCCAAGTAATCTTGAGCCACCTTGCTGATCGCGTAGGGACTCAGCGGACGCAACGGATTCGTCTCGCGGATCGGCGTCTCTCCCGGCTCGACTTGGCCGTATTCCTCGCTCGAACAGGCGATCTGAATTTTCGTGTTTAATCCGATACGCCTAATGGCCTCGAATAGATTGACTTGTCCGGCTACGTTATTGTGAATCGTATCGATGGGAGAATTCCACGAAGTGGGCACGAAGCTTTGGGCCGCAAGGTGAAAGATCAAATCCGGCCTCTCTTTCTCCACGAGCGTTTCCACGGAGAACGGGTCTCGAAGCTCGCATTCCACTAGCCGGATTTTGTTGCCTAGATGTTCTATGTGGTTCATCCGACTACGATTGCGGATCGTTCCGACTACCTCCGCGTTACGGCTAAGCAGAAACTCAGCCATATGGCTGCCGACGAATCCCGATATGCCCGTAACTAATGCTTTCATCCGCTCGCTGCTCCCCCTCGTTTCTCAACGTCCTGAATGATGGATTTCAATATCGGTTCCTTGGATTTATGACAGACCAGCAGCCCCTCCGCCGTCGAGACGATAATGAGATCGTCCGCTCCGATCACGATCGTCTGGCGTCCTTCGGAAAATACGATGTTTCTGTTCGAATGGAAGGCATGCACGACTCCGTGTACGATATTCCCGTTCCGGTCGGCTTCCTCTTCGCGAATTCTTTCCAATGAGGCCCAGCTTCCCAGATCCTCCCATGCGTACCCGAAAGGAATGGTGTATAGATGCTCGGATTTTTCGAGAATGGCATAATCGACGGATATTCTCGGAAGGCGCCCGTAGGCGTTCTCGACATCGTCACCCGCGTTAAGTAACCCATTCCATAATTCAGGCTGGTGCTCGCGCATTTCCGCGGCTATCGTAGAAGGCTTCCATACGATAATTCCGCTGTTCCAATAAACGTTCCGTTCGGCAATGAGCTTATGCGCGGTGTCGATATCGGGCTTCTCCACGAAAGCGACGACTCTTCTTGCACCAGTCGAATCGACTGCGGACGAAGCCAGAATGTACCCGTAGTTCGTTTCGGGTCTTACGGGTTCGATTCCTAACGTAACGATGTTCGAGGATTCGTTCGCGATCTCTTCGGCCGCTCTTAATGCTTCGGTAAGCGCCTGTACGTGAGGGACATGTTGATCGGAAGGCATCATGACCAACACCTCATCGTCTTCTTTCCGCAAGAAATGCAAGGCCGACAAGGCGATGCAAGGTCCCGTGTCCCGTTGTACCGGTTCCGTTATGATGTGGTCCAGGGTCAACTCCGGTAATTGTTCCGTAACGAGCGAATGATACTGGGTCGCCGTCACCACATATAACTGACCGATGGGTATGAGTTCGGACAAACTTCGATACGTCTGTTGCAGCATCGTAAGTTCCGATGTCAGCGCCAGAAATTGCTTCGGTTTCTCATCCACGCTTCTTGGCCAGAGCCGGCTACCTTTACCGCCCGCCATAATGACGATTTTCATGTTCCAGATCCCCTCCGTTATCTTAAACCGAACGGATCGCAGTACGGGCTACTGCCAATGCACTGTTATTGTATGGACGGGACAAACCGGTTGGCATGGACGATGAACCATTCCTCCTAAAATAGGTAAAGCGGCCATATGGCCGCTCCCGAACATTCATTTACAGTTATCACGTTCCGGCCGTTATCCTCTCTCGAGCAATTGCTTGATCCTGTTTCCGATGGCTGCCGGCGAGTATTCAAAGTGAATATCGAAAGCCGCTTTCTTGCCGATTCGCTCCCGCTTCACCCGATCCTCATAGAGCTCCCGCATCGCGCCGCCGACTTTATCCGGCTTAATATCCGCCCACATGTGCCCTCCGTAGTAGTCTGGACGGTCCGCTTGAAGCCTTGCGTCGACCGGTACAAGTTGCGACTCCGGCTCGATGAGAATGCTGTTGTCTTCATTCATGAACTCCGTGTAACCGCCCCAGTTCAACCCGATCGTCGGCTTCCCGAGCGCCATCGACTCCATAGCCGGCATGCCCCATCCTGCACGGTCCACCGATACGTAGGCATCGCAGCTTTGATAGAGATCGATCAGCTGCTGTTCGTCGAAAGGTTCGACAATGACAATAATCTGCGAGAATAAACGATCCGCCGGGATAAAGGGCTGTATGACCGACATGGCGTACGAAGACTCGTATCCGCTATGAACGTATACTTTCAAGACGAGCGAGACCTCTTCCTTGGCGCTGAAAGCTCTGCAGAACGATTCAATCAATAGATCGACTCCTTTACGGAAATCGAAGCCGAACACGTACAGGAACGAGAAATGACGCAACGGCGGAGAAAACACGATTTTGTTATACGGTCTACCCGGATAAAATCGGTTAATATCGATCGGATAGGGAACGACTTGAAGCTTGGATGGATCGACGCCGAATTCGGAGAACGTTCGGTAGTTAAAGTGAGAAGGAACCCATATTTCATCGAATAGATTACATCTCTCCGCCCAATTGGCGGGGATCCGGTCCGTTTCGAATAACGTAATTCCAATTTTTTTGACCACTTTGGGGTGCGGAATCTCCAAATTGAAATGCGTAGGTATCCCATGTTGAATCCACACCACTCGGTCTCCGATTTTATCCGTCGACAGCCCTTCTAGCCACCGAACGGTTTTATCGCCGATTACCTTATTGT
Encoded proteins:
- the clpC gene encoding ATP-dependent protease ATP-binding subunit ClpC, translating into MMFGRFTERAQKVLALAQEEAVRLGHNNIGTEHILLGLIREGESIAAKALIALGLGLEKIQDEVESLIGRGQEQPTNIAYTPRAKKVIELSMDEARKLGHTYVGTEHILLGLIREGEGVAARVLNNLGISLNKARQQVLQLLGSNESVSQNHGPSANVSTPTLDGLARDLTASAREGNIDPVIGRQKEIERVIQVLSRRTKNNPVLIGEPGVGKTAIAEGLAQKIVNNEIPETLRDKRVMTLDMGSVVAGTKYRGEFEDRLKKIMDEIRQAGNVILFIDELHTLIGAGGAEGAIDASNILKPALARGELQCIGATTLDEYRKYIEKDAALERRFQPITVDQPTPEEAIQILRGLRDRYEAHHRVKITDEAIEAAVKLSDRYIPDRFLPDKAIDLIDEAGSKVRLNSYTVPPNLKQLETRLEDIRKEKDAAVQSQEFEKAAALRDTEQKIREELDHTKNLWKEKQGRTDSEVTPEDIAQVVASWTGIPVSKLAEEETERLLKMESILHDRVIGQDEAVKSVSRAIRRARAGLKDPKRPMGSFIFLGPTGVGKTELARAIAEAMFGDENAVIRIDMSEYMEKHSTSRLVGAPPGYVGYEEGGQLTEKVRRKPYSVVLLDEIEKAHPEVFNVLLQVLEDGRLTDSKGRSVDFRNTLIIMTSNVGAEQIKKNSTLGFTAAQDAGRDYQNMKEKVLGELKKSFRPEFLNRIDESIVFHPLNEEHIAEIVTLMADDLRKRLVEHNVSFELTDSAKAFLAKEGYDPQYGARPLRRAIQKHIEDRLSEDLLLGKITKGNALLIDEEDGGLVVKQKDGIELTKA
- a CDS encoding protein arginine kinase; the encoded protein is MAKRKYVKQALSQWMNGVGPDSEVVISSRVRIARNIRNMPFPLMADPSRSLSVMEQLLGVAESGRLNGLGKIEQIRLTDLTELEKLVLVEKHLISPNLANDSRNGALILSPNEDISVMINEEDHLRIQCLSSGFQVHEAWDAASKIDDIFEEQVDYAFDEKHGYLTSCPTNVGTGIRVSVMMHLPALVMTGQINRILSAVTQVGLAVRGLYGEGSEATGNLFQVSNQITLGQSEQEIIENLFQVARQMIEHEKSARSKLLTESRLRVEDRVRRSFGILSQAIIMDSKEASQRLSDIRLGVHLGLLPEVNELVLNELLVSTQPGFLQMTFGEAMSPEDRDRSRAELIRSRLATIS
- a CDS encoding UvrB/UvrC motif-containing protein — its product is MQCQECGKRPATLHFTKIVNGEKAELHICESCAREKGELIPGTSSGFSIHNLLSGLLDFETPNPMAKQPAAKCETCGMTYAQFSKIGRFGCSHCYKQFSERLDPLLKRVHGNTVHVGKVPKRAGGRLKTKREIDRLKKEMQGRIEREDFETAAQLRDRIRELENEMSG
- a CDS encoding CtsR family transcriptional regulator, which gives rise to MPNITDLIEQYLKQILQSSMEGSVEIQRSDLADKFSCVPSQINYVISTRFTLEKGYYVESKRGGGGYIRIQRVSLPSLEAVQRHIQQTVGEQIDQTAAEGLIYQLEEARFITAREARLLKTAVSRDVLQLKLPLRDEIRAKLMKAILIALLAK
- a CDS encoding glycosyltransferase family 4 protein; its protein translation is MKGINLIGYARSEMGIGESCRLAARTLQCSNIPFGILNYSGGNNSRKEDSTWKSKEIHSPIYPINLFHINADQMPLAYETLGSRWFANRLNIGYWHWELPDFPDEYAEGFRHLDEIWVPTSFVESSIAGKSPIPVIRIPHGVQVDVPDNIDRKSFGLPERKFLFLCMYDTFSYGPRKNPYSVLKAYRDSVTRFGLPAGLVIKMNNPQQSEIDNLKRDSEGLPNVWIIDRVLSRMEANALLNCADCYISLHRSEGFGLPLAEAMYLGKPVIGTHWSGNTDFMTTENSGAVRYRLTRIGQNLGPYKAHQLWAEPDVEHAMYLMRSAVYDAEWRKRIALNGQATIRDRFSPEAAGKAIRGRLSSTLNIS
- a CDS encoding GDP-mannose 4,6-dehydratase, with protein sequence MKALVTGISGFVGSHMAEFLLSRNAEVVGTIRNRSRMNHIEHLGNKIRLVECELRDPFSVETLVEKERPDLIFHLAAQSFVPTSWNSPIDTIHNNVAGQVNLFEAIRRIGLNTKIQIACSSEEYGQVEPGETPIRETNPLRPLSPYAISKVAQDYLGYQYYKSYGLHVVRTITFNHTGPRRGENFVTSNFAKQIVDIEKGKKPPVIYVGNLEAKRDFTDVRDVVRGYWLALEKGTPGEAYNIASGTCYTIAEMLNTLLSFSNVKIEVKTDPARLRPSDVEILLGDYGKFREATGWKPEIPFERTMEDLLHYWRSQT
- a CDS encoding mannose-1-phosphate guanylyltransferase codes for the protein MKIVIMAGGKGSRLWPRSVDEKPKQFLALTSELTMLQQTYRSLSELIPIGQLYVVTATQYHSLVTEQLPELTLDHIITEPVQRDTGPCIALSALHFLRKEDDEVLVMMPSDQHVPHVQALTEALRAAEEIANESSNIVTLGIEPVRPETNYGYILASSAVDSTGARRVVAFVEKPDIDTAHKLIAERNVYWNSGIIVWKPSTIAAEMREHQPELWNGLLNAGDDVENAYGRLPRISVDYAILEKSEHLYTIPFGYAWEDLGSWASLERIREEEADRNGNIVHGVVHAFHSNRNIVFSEGRQTIVIGADDLIIVSTAEGLLVCHKSKEPILKSIIQDVEKRGGAASG
- a CDS encoding glycosyltransferase family 4 protein, with amino-acid sequence MSCTGVFWAGPVNDMGGYGNVSRNFLRSLEAVDIPVYATPGGAQHNKVIGDKTVRWLEGLSTDKIGDRVVWIQHGIPTHFNLEIPHPKVVKKIGITLFETDRIPANWAERCNLFDEIWVPSHFNYRTFSEFGVDPSKLQVVPYPIDINRFYPGRPYNKIVFSPPLRHFSFLYVFGFDFRKGVDLLIESFCRAFSAKEEVSLVLKVYVHSGYESSYAMSVIQPFIPADRLFSQIIVIVEPFDEQQLIDLYQSCDAYVSVDRAGWGMPAMESMALGKPTIGLNWGGYTEFMNEDNSILIEPESQLVPVDARLQADRPDYYGGHMWADIKPDKVGGAMRELYEDRVKRERIGKKAAFDIHFEYSPAAIGNRIKQLLERG